Genomic segment of Schistocerca nitens isolate TAMUIC-IGC-003100 chromosome 9, iqSchNite1.1, whole genome shotgun sequence:
ACGTATTATAACTCCAGCATTCTGCATCATAGTATTTGAAGCTGTTGTAACATTATTCTTACTTACATATAAACTGACAATATGGTTCCAGATGATAATGCGAGAACACGGTGGTAATATTGCTGCCAGTCTTACACTGTAATTAAACACATCTGTACTAAATTCAGGCTGCAGTCGGTAGTAATGCGCTGTGGGCATTCCTAATAATGCTAGATGGTAACTAAAAACACAAATTATTGCACTATCTGCATGCAGAAGTTATTTCAGTTTTAGATATTAATTAAAGATTCAGTCTAACAGTAAAGCTTATAAGGCGCTAATGTGTATGTGGTagtttcacactgcaacaaaatgCAACTACTGAGTACTTTTCAGTAAAATATGTAGGAACTGCTGTTTATTAGTAATTGAATGCTTTTAGACATCTGTTCACTTTACACAAAAGAAAGTTCCGGTTACTTACATTAGTCTGTAGATATCTCTGTCTGTTGCTATTCTTGTAATGTTACTGAGTTGTTCTATGTGCTATTCAATGATGGGTACACAAAGTGGTTGCAGAATAAATTATCTGAAAAATTCACGCAGCAAGCTTTATTTCTCTTACTCCACAGACGTCCTAGCTAGATCCCAGGACGTCTACCAGCTGCTGGTGGTCGTTGGCCCTGGCGAGGTCCAGTGGGCTGCTCCCGCGGACGTCCCTGGCCTCCCTGTCGGCCCCAGCCTCCAGCAGTGCCCTCACCGTGTCTGCGTAGCCACGCTCCGCCGCCCAGTGCAGCGGCGTCTGCTCTTCGTCGTCCTTAGCGTTGGGGTCGGCAGAAGACGCCGTCAGCACCCTCACCACAGCTACGCGATCACTTCCTGCAGCAAAGTGCAGAGGGGTAGCCTCGTAGTCGTTCCTCGCGTCTACCTCCGCCCCGGCCCCAACCAGGCACCTCACAACCTCCACGTGTCCCCAGAATGCTGCCCAGTGCAACGCGGtccagtccaagtcgctgtcccTCGCCCTCACATCCGCCCCCGACGCGAGTAGCGCCCGCAGGTCCCCAATTGCTCCCTCCTTAGCCGCCTGGATCAGTCTTCTGTTCTTCTCCTCTTGAGAAAGGTTCCTGCACAAAACAGCGGAATAGTTACACTTTcctccaaacacacacatacacacctgaTTAAGAGTTTTACCACAAAAGCCACACAGAGACCAACGttaaaagaaaaagaatgttgCCCAGTGACAAATAGCGAATCTGCAATTATCTCCTTTCTATGATACAGTAAAATGAGAAGGTCTGTGTGTATTATGGTAAAGACGTACAGAAGTATCGTCCTGTGTAAgtcaggggacagatgacctcagatgttaagtcccatagtgctcagagccatttgaaccatttgaacctctgtaaGTCACTTCAAGAAATCGACTCATTACATTTTATCACATTGATTCTTGACACTGAATTCCTTTTAACTCAGGAAGCTGTTATTAAGCAGTCACTGACGTCCACTGAAAGAAACGCATCCTGCAGTCAACACTAGTTTTCTGTGCGCAGCAATCCCTTTTGATGcttacaaacataatacagaaagtaGTCACATCTACAGATAATCAAACAAGATTTTCTGCCATGGCAGTAAAAAAATTGAGTCCAATTATTTGCAAGTACATACATACGGTCTTGATCGACAAAGCATCTTATTACCATAACGACATTTAATCAAAATATTTCAAACATGGCAATGACACTAACTGAATAGCCACACCTCTATGCATGAATACAATTATTGTCACATGCCCACATGGACACTTGCTCCAGTAAACGTCCTTGTATGACAACCAACATGCAGACATGCAATgagtcacacaaacacacacagtcatACATAATTTTAATCTAAATTGTTGCTGTGATGtgtctgaaggcaacaacaaaACCTTCAAGTAAATAAGGGTAAATTAATGTCTCACCAACTTAGCGCGATTACCATTCGAAATACTGTTCCAAGTAATTACAGATTTCCTGAAAAAATTGTGGACTCCACACCACTGGTGTGCACACTGAGAAATACACGACGTCATTTGCATGGGACAGCCTCTGTCACTAACAGACAACATCAGAACTGCTTTATAACCTAAACTCTATCAAAAAGTAATTCATTTCCTTATTCAGCTAAGTGAGATTTTACAACTTGTAAATCAACTTCGTTCAATTGATCAAGTACTCACTTTCTTCTTCCGTATATATATATGTGCATGTAGATGACCTAACGTGGCTCTTTCGACTGAAAAATCATTCATTTCATATATTCAAAATGGGTCTTAGTGTTCTGAAACTGTTTAAAGTAGTTTATATCCTCCATATTGTATGAAGAGGTGAACGACTGATAGTGTTCATCAGCCAACAAGTTGGTTTTTCCTCCACTGTGCTTTACTAGGTGTGGCCCTGGAGGAAGCGGCGCACCTGTGATTGCCTCTCGGGTGCACACCAGTTGAAATGCAGCCTACCAGCAATGTTCCAACATAGTTTTTAAAAAGCAGAGAGTACTGGCACATGTCAGAGTGATGTCTACAGATTTAAAAACTCGTATAAATGCGACTCGAATCCTACGCTGTAGAACTGGCGAGTTTAGTATGGAGCAACTGTGCTCGTTGGCATACACACGCTTGACCGTCGCGGTAACCTGATGCAAACTGCTTAGGATCACTGATGTACGACATTTAGCCTGCCACGTACTCTCATTGTTTCTGTACTTTTTTGGAGTAAGTACTTTAATTGCTTTACCATCAATTCCACTGCAAGAACCTCCCTGGATGGCCGAGTTAAGGGAACGCTGTATTTTCTTAGGACAATCATAGGTGACCAGTGTGTTTGCCTGTTGAAAGGTGGGGAATTCTGTAGTGTTACCTATAGCAGGAACAGATTCTGTTTTTCGTGTGTGTGGTTACTGGGGTAGGCTGTGACGTCAACTTGTAGGGGTGTACCCAGGCTGTGGACTTACAACGGCCTCCTCGGAAGTTTGAGCCAGGTCAGGACATGTGGTGAAGTATCCTgctggttaaggcgactgctcgtggTAAGCAAGAAACCCGCCTTTCAGTCCCAATGTCGTTCAAATTGTAAGTGTTCACTACACACAGAAGTGTCCAAAAGAGCcagttaaagaaaaaatatttaaaactcaCATAGCTTCTTAACACACACTCCAAAACATATCTGATGCATGCACATAATTTTTGATCCGTTGTAGGTTCTGAccttaagcaaaagcaagttatttttacCAGTTACTGGCCAAAAGCACTGCTCATACCACATTTTTAACGCGCTTACTCCCATTTTCTCACTCTTGCTTACTGTGGAGTAAATATTCCCTACGGCCCTTGCAAGATGAAGCACACGAGAAAGAAACGTAGCGGCCAGAGGACCTCCTACTTCTGGCAacataataaataattttccaaCCAATTTACCACCCAGATTAACAGTCGGAAAAATCGTATACGACTGTGTTAAGGCAGTGATGTCAGTTGATTTAGACAACTCTCTTGGTGCCTCTTATTTCCGTGGTCCTCTCATATGCATTTCCCCTTCAAATACCGATACGTCGGCgttgaaaacaaattctttactgaACAATGGAATAAgtatgtttatctcatctacaaagttTCGGGcctattccgcagtttgctgtgcatcgtcaagatgACGCATCGTTAGAAatgtcgttatcttacgtcttacaATTCTGTAGCACTCTTTGaaattatgcaaccatccactgctccccttgaaatcactgtaatttatGTCGCGTGCAGTTTGATGTGCGTAACGTAGTAGattactatcatgcatatcctgtAAATTTTATCGAGCATCTCGAAACGTGCAACCACAAGTTTTTGTAACACGGCTCCTTgtgctcccttgaatatccgtatcTTTTATTATGCACTACACAATCATATTGATGCCGGCTtaatcgaaatctgttcataatcgtttttttactatgctgcgggtgATCTTCCacgtatgtaattatgtttagcacccgctccttggacaatatttttcttttactacaTTTCACTGTAGACGTGGTTTGTGGCTTCCTGTCCAACAAGGATGATGAAATACACGGCTCGAcatctgtttcaatatcactttcacctgTTAAGCATGTATTGTCATCATTGTAGTCCTTATGTACGCTGTCCAcccagtcgagcgtatacgacaccacataccactgactcatctcgcaaaaatgctaatatttcatctgccatttctttctcactctgcgaaattccttaggTTCCATTCTGACGAAATGTTAACTTCGACAATTGTTGTTGTAGATAAAACACAATGTTTGCCTTACTTATCATTGCCATTGGTTTGCTTGAAAGATGattactgttaatgaagtaaaagatccacgcagAAAACACTaagtgaaaaagctactccttatgtttctgatctagactgccataaaaatgtgaATGAACTATTCATCAGAACTCCGGGAGAAGTTGTAGCCCAATTCACAAtcaatttattgatcttaaacatgacaagacaacaaaattattaaagaaacgtcttacaaaaaatatttatttaacaaaagccttattAAAacgggatctatggtggacaaagtgatctgctggggatcgacaaacgacactaaccagaacactactcgctttctctcacttcatacacgtgaatccaggttatggcatcaaactacgccaccaccaaggatctatattctaccatacaaaaaaaaaaaggaaaaatatggttcgaaagaacaggatgCTGAGAAATAGTATAGCCCTAtgtcgcagcagcgaatactttaccagcctactggtcaaggcggcacaccacgatgcattcggcgactgaagtcataggcggcggcaatctgttattaaatgcgcgttcccgaaaaatgcaagtacgcagtctcacgcaggtacttccctaagagtcTCTGAAACCTTGATGGAtttcagtgtgcaggtggacccgtttgctggtatgccaaaccaatttgactccatgccatgactgtgcgtgtcggaatacgtcaaatgttttgacggccgactcaagacaaataagtgcaCGCATGTGTCACTTGTGGTGactgtgatgatataagcagtacctctgatggctcTAAGTCACAACCGAGCAAAgtacacaagtctcaccatttaggtagagacctgcagttctttactagtgaagcgccagtacaagagacttgtactagAGTGCCTCTTCTTACTCTCTCTGTTTCCTCCTCAGCTCAGTTCCAAAAGCAAATTTCTCTTTCCTGACTTTCCCCactttcgcacaagccaatcacgagctggagcccgccattctaagctcggagaatggtctttgcactgcaaaccgatttggcCAATCAgaaactttaaagttaattggtagaaaacagaaaaaaattcagctttgcagcctctttcccaagcgtttgccatgtcttttgccAACACAACACAGGGTGAAAGCACAGCCCTCCACAAACAGCTAGTTAtgtcccctgttgcgtccatttcaaagtttgcagagAATGGCCATAAACATGCAAACAGCTTTGTACATTgacaaaaacatgttttgaaacagagtctggacatctgggcgccagttcccctgtcccacggacatttgaagaacgtttacatttcttttggcggatTGCCGCCTAACAGGGCCTACAGTGCGCTGTCAGCGACTTTTCGCCGCTAGGCTGTAGATATGGATGTCTGTCTCATGCTAGCGAAAACCTaaatgtgttttgcacaatgcgaCCGCTGCACACGGCCGTCTAGAAATGTCTCCTCACCGTTCCCCAGAGAAAACGCGCGTTGTAGGCCCACCAATGCCGTGATTTTACTGCAGTCGTACAaatcggcaccctgttcctttgaacgcaggtaaagcttactgtatttctttccgtagAGCATGCagacaagaccataaactgctgcccaccatttcatcacaatgtatgaggTCAAATCGcagtagatcgtattccctacaccgaaacagaagtgagagtgccctgcagtctCTCACGCTTGGTATCAGCAGCACTAGCACTGACCACTGGTGGGAGTTAGCCGCCTGCTAAGCAGTTCAGCTTCGTTCCGTGGCCTCGTGCTGTGCTCACCGTTGCATACCTCCAGTCCCGCATCCTGTTGCCATTACCAGGCAGTATTTTGGCTGCACGGTAGACAATATGTGAGACGTTGAATGCtgcaaacatcattggccttttgtgagctcgcactcaaggggttcctttcaGTGCTGTTCACAGTGCTTCGTTTTCCGTATGACTGCAAAGGCAGTACGAGAGCAGAGGCACCGTATTTGTAACCCAGAGACCACGTGGACTGCTGCAGGTGGCGCACGCCGTGGAGGGCCGTGCTGGCAACACGTGTCGTGTCGCGCTCACGCCCGCAGCGGCAGAGAGCAGGGAGTCTGCGTGTCGGTGCCACGCTCCTGGCACTGCAGCCTCGCCTGCTCCCGAGTCGTGATACAGCCTGCAA
This window contains:
- the LOC126203732 gene encoding ankyrin repeat and SOCS box protein 8-like, which gives rise to MVLRSISFSICLFMTVATATNFSERNSFKGSDPEVTVYRFKTGNLESSTVERGQEVNETTAVFLQTPSEARNLSQEEKNRRLIQAAKEGAIGDLRALLASGADVRARDSDLDWTALHWAAFWGHVEVVRCLVGAGAEVDARNDYEATPLHFAAGSDRVAVVRVLTASSADPNAKDDEEQTPLHWAAERGYADTVRALLEAGADREARDVRGSSPLDLARANDHQQLVDVLGSS